Proteins from one Malania oleifera isolate guangnan ecotype guangnan chromosome 4, ASM2987363v1, whole genome shotgun sequence genomic window:
- the LOC131154122 gene encoding galactinol synthase 2-like, with protein MALDLMAAAGRTASGAELAKAASLPSRAYVTFLAGNGDYVKGVVGLAKGLRKVGTAYPLLVAVLPDVPEEHRRILVEQGCLVREIEPVYPPESETRFAMAYYVINYSKLRIWEFVEYSKMIYLDGDIQVFDNIDHLFDLPDGHFYAVMDCFCEKTWSFSPQYKVGYCQQLPERVPWPKHMGPPPSLYFNAGFFVFEPNLSTYHDLLSTLKITPTTSFAEQDYLNMFFKDVYKPLPPCYNLVLAMLWRHQEKIELDKIKVAHYCAAGSKPWRYTGKEVNMDREDIKMLVKKWWDIYNDESLDYKNTVSAAEAGGGVDSAKLREEVRAALSLRRRVAAPSAA; from the exons ATGGCACTCGATCTCATGGCCGCCGCCGGGAGGACGGCGTCCGGGGCGGAGCTGGCGAAGGCGGCAAGCTTGCCTAGCAGGGCGTACGTGACGTTTTTGGCCGGCAACGGCGACTACGTCAAGGGCGTGGTGGGGCTGGCGAAGGGGCTCCGGAAGGTGGGGACGGCGTACCCGCTGCTGGTGGCGGTGCTGCCGGACGTCCCGGAGGAGCACCGCCGCATTCTGGTGGAGCAGGGGTGCCTGGTCCGGGAGATTGAACCGGTGTACCCGCCTGAGAGCGAGACCCGGTTCGCCATGGCCTACTATGTCATCAACTACTCCAAGCTCCGCATCTGGGAG TTTGTGGAGTACAGCAAGATGATATACTTGGACGGAGACATACAGGTGTTTGACAACATAGACCACCTGTTTGACCTGCCGGACGGCCACTTCTACGCCGTCATGGACTGCTTCTGCGAGAAGACATGGAGCTTCTCGCCGCAGTACAAGGTGGGGTACTGCCAACAGCTGCCGGAGCGAGTGCCGTGGCCCAAACACATGGGCCCGCCGCCGTCGCTCTACTTCAACGCCGGCTTCTTCGTCTTCGAGCCCAATCTCTCCACCTACCACGATCTCCTCTCCACTCTGAAGATCACTCCCACCACCTCCTTCGCCGAACAG GATTACTTGAATATGTTCTTCAAGGATGTGTACAAGCCCCTGCCGCCGTGCTACAACCTTGTTCTGGCAATGCTCTGGCGCCACCAGGAGAAGATCGAGCTCGACAAAATCAAAGTCGCCCATTACTGTGCTGCT GGGTCGAAGCCGTGGAGGTACACGGGAAAGGAGGTGAACATGGACAGGGAAGACATAAAGATGCTGGTGAAGAAGTGGTGGGACATTTACAACGATGAATCTTTGGATTACAAGAACACCGTGTCCGCGGCGGAAGCAGGGGGTGGTGTTGATTCTGCAAAACTTCGGGAGGAAGTCAGGGCGGCGCTCTCTCTCCGCCGCCGTGTCGCCGCCCCCTCCGCCGCctag